The genomic window ACAACCGCCGTAAAACGCTTTCTCGAAAAAACAACTTTTTCAAAAAATCTTATTCACCCAACTCTACTCTTCCAACACCCTAAAATTCTGTCAGGAATTTTGGTGATGAAAGTGCTTGACAAGGACAGCTACTCGTAGTAAAGGTGACGTCTCAATCCCACCGCAAACATCAGGTCTTTTACAACCGAGTATCTCGAGGTACGGTGGATATACGAAGGCACAAACCCTTCGGTCTCAATCCCACCGCAAACATCAGGTCTTTTACAACCTACCCCATTTTTGGCCCTTATTTTTCAATAGGCTACAAGGCCATTTCCGGTAATATAAAAGACGTTCACCAAAATTTTTTTTATAAATTGACACCTCCTGACATTTGTGACAGTTTAAGTTCTTGTTTTTGTTGATAAATTTGTGACAGGGTAATCCCTGGCGGAAATTGACTAATTTGACTGCTCAAAATGGTGTATAAATGTGTGCTGTTTGACGGTTTTACCGTTTAAACGGTTCAACAGTTAAACCGTCGAACGCTTTTCATAACACAACGATGTCCGGGTCTTTGGTGACTTCGCCGCTGCCCCAGATTTGCACGGTTTTGACGCAACCTTCGCACAAACGGTAAAGCCGGATGCTGTCGTCGCTATCGAGCTTGACCCAACTCAGTTGTTTGCGCAAGCGGGCCAACTCGGTTTCGTCAATCTCGGCTTCGAAGACCGACTTTTGCACGCGCTTGCCAAAGTCTTTCAACGTGCGCGCCAGGCGGAAACGGA from candidate division KSB1 bacterium includes these protein-coding regions:
- the cas2 gene encoding CRISPR-associated endonuclease Cas2; this translates as MFVLISYDVTDDQVRFRLARTLKDFGKRVQKSVFEAEIDETELARLRKQLSWVKLDSDDSIRLYRLCEGCVKTVQIWGSGEVTKDPDIVVL